One Ensifer adhaerens genomic window, GAAGCGAGAAGAAGAGATAGAGGACCGTACCGATCAGGTAGATTTCGAAGGTTCGGAAGGAGAGGTTCTCGATCTCCTTGACCGCATGGGTCAGCTCCGGGGCGCCGATCACGATGGCAAGGCTGCTGTTCTTGAAGAGCGAGACGCTATGATTGACGAGCGCCGGCAAGGCATTACGAACACCCTGCGGAATCAGCACGAAGCGCATCGCGGAGAGGTAACCGTGCCCAAGGGCGCGTGCGGCCTCCATCTGGCCCGGATTGACCGAGCGAAGGCCGGAGCGCAGATCCTCGCTGAAGTAGGCAGCCTGGCAGAGACCGAGGCCAACGACGGCAAAGATCATTTCTGCCGAATGCGCGGAAAGCCAGTCGGAAAGGCCTGAGGGCAGGATGGTGTAGATGCCGAAATACCAGAGCATGAGCTGCACGAGCGTCGGCACATTCCGGTGGTAGGAAACGTAGGCTGCGACAACCGCATTGCCGATGCGACCGGGAGAAAACCGGATCGCCAGCAAGATAACTGCGAGCGTCATCGCCAAGGTCCACGAGCACACGGCGATGATGAAGGTCATCTCGATGCCATGCACCAGCATGGCCACGTATTCCGGGTTCCCGAGGATCGCGGCGAGTTCGAAGCCCGTCACGACCTTGGTTCCTTCGGTTTGCCTGCCGTCTGCGGCTTGGCCGTCTGCAGTCCGCCCATCACCTGAAGCGTCGGAGTGATTTCCATGTGCCCGATATTGACGGCGACGGGTGCGGCGATCGCAAAAGCTATGGCATCGGCGATGTCGCTCGCCTGCGGCAGTTCAAAACCGTCGATGAAGCGCTCGCGGATGGAGGGATCGTTGCCGTGCACATGGTTGAAGATGTCGGTCGCGACCCGGCCTGGGCAGATCTCGGTTACGCGCACGCGCTTGCCGAAGGTATCGATGCGCAGCTGGTTGGAGAGCATGCTGACGCCAGCCTTGGTCGCGTGATACGTGGAGTTGCCATTGAAGTTGTAGTTGCCGGCAATCGAGGAGATGTTGATGACATGGCCGCGGTCACGCTCAGCCATGCCCGGCACGATCAGCCGGCAGAGATGAAGAACCGCGCGCAGGTTGACATCGATTAGGAGATCGATGTCGCCATCCTCCGCCTCGAGAAACTTTTTGGGCCGGTCAACGCCGGCATTGTTCACGAGGATGTCGAACTCGACCTCGGCCGCAAGTCTCGCCAGAGCGGTACGATCCGTGACATCGATAGCGTGGGAAATACAGCCCGTGCGCTCGGCAAGTGCTTTCAGCGCGTCGGCGCTACGGGCAACCGCGTGCACCTCAAGACCCTCGCGGCGCAGCCGCTCGACGACCGCAGCACCGATCCCGGAGGATGCGCCCGTCACCAGTGCGGTTCTGTAATCGGAAAAGGACATTTTGGTTCCCCTGTTGTTGAAAGAGAGAGTAGCGAAGGTTTTCAGGTCTGAATAAGACCGTTTGAATCTGGATGGATAACGAAGGCTTATGACTTGCGGCGAACCCACCGGCCTGTAACATTTGGGCCGAACAGGCAGGCAGGGCATATGGATACCAGGCGTCTCAAATCCTTCATCGTCATCGTCGATACCGGCAGCATCACGCGCGCCGCCGACGTTCTTCACATCGCCCAACCGGCCCTCAGCCAGCAACTTGCCGCCCTGGAGGACCATTTCGGACAGAAGCTCTTGATCCGCAGCCAACAGGGAGTGTCGATGACGGAGGCGGGAAAGGCTGTCTACCGTCATGCCCAGATCGTTCTTCGCCAGATGGACCAGGCGCAGGCAGACGTGAAGGCAGCCGGCGCCTCGCTTGTCGGGCGCGTCTCGGTCGGTCTTGTGCCATTTTCAAGTGCTGCCACACTCTCCGTCGACCTGTTGACAGAGACGCGCAAGCGGCATCCCGGCATCCTGCTGCATCTGACCGAAAGCGTCGGCCAGACCTACAGCCAGATGATCATGAACGGCAGGCTGGAAATGGCGCTGATCCATGGCACGGGACCCATCAAGGGTGTCCGGTTCGAGCCAGTGTTCGTGGAAGAATTTCACCTCGTGGCGCATCGCGATTTCGGCATCGAACCGGGTGATACGCCGCTTCCGTTGAGCGTGCTGAACGATGTTCCGCTGCTTCTTCCGCCGCCCTACAACTTCGTGCGTCGGGCAATCGACCTTTCTTTCACGCGCGCGCGCCTGTCTCTGAATGTCGTGGCTGAGGTCGAGATCGTCCGCACGCTCGGGCGCGCCGTCTCAAGTGGCGTCGGCGCGACCATCATGCCGCGCGCGATCGCGGAACGGATCGTGGCTGAGTCCTCCGAGCCTCTGGTCTCGCGCATGGTGACGCCGAAAATCGAAGAGACCCTGTCGCTCTGCGTTTCCGATCAGAGCGAACTGTCGGAGCCGGCACTGGCGGTGAGATCCATCCTCATGGAGCTTACCGCCCGCCTAAAGGCCTAAAGGCTGAACGCTTAGCGCAAGCCGATGCAGAATTCGGAGATGCGATCGCAAGCCTGGCTCAGCTGTTCCATGCTGGTGGCATAGGAAATACGGAAGAACGGGCTCATGCCGTAGGCCGCGCCCTGCACGGTCGTCACATGATGTTCGTCGAGCAGCGCCAAGACGAAATCCGTGTCGTTCTCAATCCTGCGACCCTTCCTGCTGGTCCGGCCGATGAGTTCGGCGATGTTTGGAAAAACGTAGAATGCGCCTTCCGGTTTGTGGCAGCGGATGCCCTCGATTGCACTCAGCCGCCCAACCACGAAGTCGCGCCGCTTCCTGTAGATCGCCGCCCGCTCCTTGAGGATGTCCTGTGGACCGTCGAGCACCGCTGCAACAGCGGCCTGGGTGATCGTTGAGGTGCCGCCGCTGTTCTGGCCGTTGACGTTACTGATCGCCTTGATCAGGTCCTTCGGGCCGCCGCAGAATCCAAGACGCCAGCCGGTCATCGCATAGGCCTTCGAGGCACCGTTGACCGTCAACACGCGATCCTTGAGACGGGGCTCGACTTCGGCAATCGTGCAGAATTCGAAGTCGTCGTAGATCAGGTGCTCGTACATATCGTCGGTCATGATCCAGACGTCCGGGTGCCGGAGCATCACCTCGGCGATCGCCTTCATCTCGGCGCGCGAGCAGGCAGCACCGGTCGGGTTGTTCGGGAAGTTCAAAAACAGCCACTTGGTGCGCGGCGTGATCGCGGTTTCGAGGTCTTCGGCCCTCAGCTTGAAACCGTTCCGCTGCGGGCAATCGACGGGAACCGGAACGGCGCCGGCGAACTTCACGATATCCGCATAGCTGATCCAGGAGGGCGCCGGGATGACGACCTCGTCGCCGGGATTGCAGGTGGCAAGGACCGCATTGAAGATGATCTGCTTGCCGCCGCCGGCAACGACGATTTCAGAGGCATCGTAGTCGAGGCTGTTGTCGCGCTTGAACTTGCGCGCGACGGCCTGCCGGAGCGCCAGCGTGCCATCAAGCGGCGGATACTTTGTGTCGCCGGCAAGCGCTGCGGCGTGGGCGGCCTCCACGGCGTTGGCGGGTGTCGGAAAATCCGGCTCGCCGGAGGAAAGGCTGATGACCTTTATGCCGTTCGCCGCAAGATCGCGGGCGCGCTGGGTCATCGTGGCGGAAGCGGAAACGGAAACGTTCTTCAGACGGTCGGCAATCGCAGGCATGATCGTTGCTTTCGATAGGGGACGGATAAGGTTTTGTAGGCGGGCTGGCTCAGCCCAGCAGCTTGGAGACAGGCGTGACCACGCCGCCTGTCGCCTCGATTTCGCTGCGGACGGTACGGGCAAGTTCAAGCGAACCCGGCGTATCGCTGTGCACGAGGATGGAGCGGGCCTGCATCGGGATCACGGTCCCGTCGATGGCGGTGACTGTGCCTTCGATCAGGAACTGCCGCACCCTTGCGCGCAACCGAGGCTCCTCCTTGACGAGGGCACCGGGTTGTCCGCGGGGCACGAGCTTGCCCTCGGCGTCATAAGCGCGGTCCGCAAGGAAGAGGGTGAGCGTCTTCAGCCCAGCATCGAGCGCTGCGCGTTCAATGATGCTGCCGGACGTACCAAAGACAATCAGATCGGGATCGACGGCACGGATCGCCGCCATCATCGCGGCTGCCAGGGTCGGGTCGCGATTGACCATGTTGCCCATTGCAGCGTGAAAACTGACATGGGAGACGCGCACACCTTCCGCACGGGTGATCGCGACCAGCGCGCCCAGTTGGTAGAGCATCTGCTGGCGCAGTTCGTCGGGACCGAAGGGCAGTTCCCGGCGCCCGAAGCCCTGCCGGTCCGGCAAGCCCGGATGGGCGCCGACGTCCACTCCCCTCGCCCGCGCGAGACGCACCATCCGGACCATCGTCTCCGGGTCGCCGGCATGGAAGCCGCAGGCGACGTTGGCGGAGGTCACGACATCCATCATCGCCTCGTCATCACAGAGCGAATAGGGTCCGAAACCCTCGCCCATGTCGGAATTGAGATCCACCTTCATGAATGTCTCCTAAGCCATGGCGGCGAGCGCCTTACTTACGAGGCGCGCGGTAATTCTGATGTCCTCGACATAGGCAGCGAGCGCCTTCTCGATGGCTCTAGCCTCGGCGTGCGTGGCCGGCACGAAGCGCAGGGTCGAACCGATGCGAGCCTGCCCCATCCGCCAGAGATCCGCCTCGATGACGCCGGCAATCTTCGGATAGCCTCCGGCCGTGTTGGCATCGCTCATCTGGACGATCGGTTCACCCGCGGGCGGCACCTGGATGACACCGGGCACGACGCCGTGCGAACGCATCTCCAACACCTCCACCGGATGGATCGGATCTCCGCTGAGGCGGTATCCGGTGCGGTCGCTGCGCGCCGAGATCTTCCACGGCTGGCGCCAGAACCGGTCCGTGTCAGACCCAAAAAGATCGTGTTCGCCGGCCGGCAGCGCGCGAATGAGAAGCGCACCATCTTCGTCGACAGGAAACGCATCCCTCAAGGCAACTGCTGGCGGCACAACGCCGAAGCCGCCCTTCGGCAGGTGAGCAGGTTCGACCGGACCGGTCGCGATGCCGTCTCCGGCGGCAAGGGTCCGGCCGGAAAACCCACCGAAGCTTC contains:
- a CDS encoding amino acid ABC transporter permease; protein product: MTGFELAAILGNPEYVAMLVHGIEMTFIIAVCSWTLAMTLAVILLAIRFSPGRIGNAVVAAYVSYHRNVPTLVQLMLWYFGIYTILPSGLSDWLSAHSAEMIFAVVGLGLCQAAYFSEDLRSGLRSVNPGQMEAARALGHGYLSAMRFVLIPQGVRNALPALVNHSVSLFKNSSLAIVIGAPELTHAVKEIENLSFRTFEIYLIGTVLYLFFSLLIMAAGAYLTWRADPANGARR
- a CDS encoding SDR family oxidoreductase, whose translation is MSFSDYRTALVTGASSGIGAAVVERLRREGLEVHAVARSADALKALAERTGCISHAIDVTDRTALARLAAEVEFDILVNNAGVDRPKKFLEAEDGDIDLLIDVNLRAVLHLCRLIVPGMAERDRGHVINISSIAGNYNFNGNSTYHATKAGVSMLSNQLRIDTFGKRVRVTEICPGRVATDIFNHVHGNDPSIRERFIDGFELPQASDIADAIAFAIAAPVAVNIGHMEITPTLQVMGGLQTAKPQTAGKPKEPRS
- the nac gene encoding nitrogen assimilation transcriptional regulator NAC — encoded protein: MDTRRLKSFIVIVDTGSITRAADVLHIAQPALSQQLAALEDHFGQKLLIRSQQGVSMTEAGKAVYRHAQIVLRQMDQAQADVKAAGASLVGRVSVGLVPFSSAATLSVDLLTETRKRHPGILLHLTESVGQTYSQMIMNGRLEMALIHGTGPIKGVRFEPVFVEEFHLVAHRDFGIEPGDTPLPLSVLNDVPLLLPPPYNFVRRAIDLSFTRARLSLNVVAEVEIVRTLGRAVSSGVGATIMPRAIAERIVAESSEPLVSRMVTPKIEETLSLCVSDQSELSEPALAVRSILMELTARLKA
- a CDS encoding pyridoxal phosphate-dependent aminotransferase; translated protein: MPAIADRLKNVSVSASATMTQRARDLAANGIKVISLSSGEPDFPTPANAVEAAHAAALAGDTKYPPLDGTLALRQAVARKFKRDNSLDYDASEIVVAGGGKQIIFNAVLATCNPGDEVVIPAPSWISYADIVKFAGAVPVPVDCPQRNGFKLRAEDLETAITPRTKWLFLNFPNNPTGAACSRAEMKAIAEVMLRHPDVWIMTDDMYEHLIYDDFEFCTIAEVEPRLKDRVLTVNGASKAYAMTGWRLGFCGGPKDLIKAISNVNGQNSGGTSTITQAAVAAVLDGPQDILKERAAIYRKRRDFVVGRLSAIEGIRCHKPEGAFYVFPNIAELIGRTSRKGRRIENDTDFVLALLDEHHVTTVQGAAYGMSPFFRISYATSMEQLSQACDRISEFCIGLR
- a CDS encoding 5-oxoprolinase subunit PxpA gives rise to the protein MKVDLNSDMGEGFGPYSLCDDEAMMDVVTSANVACGFHAGDPETMVRMVRLARARGVDVGAHPGLPDRQGFGRRELPFGPDELRQQMLYQLGALVAITRAEGVRVSHVSFHAAMGNMVNRDPTLAAAMMAAIRAVDPDLIVFGTSGSIIERAALDAGLKTLTLFLADRAYDAEGKLVPRGQPGALVKEEPRLRARVRQFLIEGTVTAIDGTVIPMQARSILVHSDTPGSLELARTVRSEIEATGGVVTPVSKLLG
- a CDS encoding biotin-dependent carboxyltransferase family protein — translated: MIEIIETGPLNTVQDLGRPGYRSIGVTASGAMDPLAMEIGNILLGNPQGAAVLEVQTFPFRLCFVKGGAFALTGADCRAKLDGLALPPWWAVEAKAGQVLELFPPLRDARAYVSLAGGVDVAEVMGSRSTSLRGSFGGFSGRTLAAGDGIATGPVEPAHLPKGGFGVVPPAVALRDAFPVDEDGALLIRALPAGEHDLFGSDTDRFWRQPWKISARSDRTGYRLSGDPIHPVEVLEMRSHGVVPGVIQVPPAGEPIVQMSDANTAGGYPKIAGVIEADLWRMGQARIGSTLRFVPATHAEARAIEKALAAYVEDIRITARLVSKALAAMA